In the Halorubrum ruber genome, TTGTTGCTCATACGGCTACGTACTTCTATAACCGTCAGTTACGGCAATTGATGCCCCTTCGGCGGAGCGACGCGACCAAACCGGAGCCGACGGCGTCGCGGCGTCGACACCGTCGCGGCGTTGACGGTGCCACGCCGGTTCACGTCCGCCGCTCCGAAGCGTGCGTTTATGCCCGATCGGGCGCCAACCGGTGGTAATGGCAGTCGCCGCCCCAGTTCCCGACCTCGACGACCGCGCGACCGACTGCGCCGACCGGCTGCGCGAGGCCGGCCGGGTGCTGCTCGCGTCGCACATCGACGCCGACGGGATCACGAGCGCCGCGATCGCGTCCACCGCGCTCGCGCGGGCCGGGATCGACCACGAGGTCGTCTTCGAGAAGCAGCTGGACGCCGACTCGATCGCCGGGATCGCGGCCCGCGAGTTCGACGTCGTCCTCTTCACCGACTTCGGCTCCGGCCAGCTCGACGTCATCGCCGACCACGAGGAGCGCGGCGACTTCGTCCCCGTCATTGCCGACCACCACCAGCCCGCCGACCGCGACACACGGTACCACCTCAACCCCCTGCTGGAGGGGATCGACGGGGCGAGCGAGCTCTCCGGCGCCGGCGCAAGCTACCTCCTCGCCCGCGCCTTAGAGGGGCCCGACGGCGACAACCGCGACCTCGCCGGGCTCGCGGTCGTCGGCGCGGTCGGCGACATGCAGAACTCCGACGGCGGGCTCGTCGGCGCCAACGAGTCGATCGTCGCCGACGGCGTCGACGCGGGCGTCCTCGAGGCCCGGACCGATCTCGACCTGTACGGCAGACAGACCCGCCCGCTCCCGAAGCTGTTGGAGTACGCCTCCGACGTGAAGATCCCGGGGATATCGAACGACGAGGCGGGGGCGATCTCCTTCCTCACCGACCTCGACGTCGACGTGAAACGCGACGGAGAGTGGCGGCGCTGGGTCGACCTCGACGGCGACGAGCGGCGGACCCTCGCGTCGGCGCTGATGCGCCGCGCGGTCGCCTCCGGGGTCCCGTCCGAGCGGATCGAGGCGCTCGTCGGCACCTCCTACACGCTGGTCGATGAGGAGCCCGGCACCGAGCTGCGCGACGTCAGCGAGTTCTCCACGCTGCTCAACGCGACCGCCCGCTACGAGCGCGGCGACGTCGGCCTCGCGGTGTGTCTCGGCGACCGCGGCGACGCGCTCGCGGAGGCCCGCCGGCTGCTCCGCACCCACCGGCGGAACCTCTCCGAGGGGCTCCAGTGGGTCAAAAACGAGGGCGTCACCCACGAGGACAACCTCCAGTGGTTCGACGCCGGCTCCCGCATCCGCGAGACGATCGTCGGCATCGTCGCCGGGATGGCGGTCGGCTCCCCGGCAGTCGACCGATCGAAGCCGGTGATCGCCTTCGCCGAGGAGAGCGCCGAGGAGCTGAAGGTGTCCTCGCGCGGGTCGCACGCGCTCGTCCGGCGGGGGCTCGACCTCTCCGCGGTGATGCGCGAGGCGAGCCAGGCGGTCGGCGGCGACGGCGGCGGCCACGACGTGGCCGCGGGCGCGACCATTCCTATCGACGAGCGCGACGCGTTCCTCGCCGAGGCCGACCGGATCGTCGGCGAGCAGCTCTCTTGACGGGGAGGCCGACGCCGCGCGGTCGTCACCCGACCGTCCGGCGGACCCAGCCCGACGCGCCGCTCGGAACCGGGCCGGACGCCTCGCTGGTCTGGCGCGTCCCCTCGCCGTCGACCGCGCGGACGACGACCTCGTGTTGGCCGTCGGGCTCGAAGACGTGGCGCCACTGTCGCCAGACGTCCGCGTCCGGGAGCGCCTCGGAGAGCTCGGCGTCGGTCCACGTGTCGCCGCCGTCGGTCGACACCTCGACGCGCTCGATGCCGGGCGTCCCGGCGTAGGCGTGGCCGGCGAGCTCGATCCGGCCGTCGCCGAGCTCCGTGACACCCTCGTCCCAGAGCTTGGCCACGGTGGTCACCTCGCCGGTCCCCTCCCAGCCGCGCTCCTCCCAGTAGCCGTCGTCTTCGACGTTCAGCAGTTCGATTTCCGAGAGCCACTTCACGTTCGTCTCGCCCCAGTGGCCCGGGATCAACACCCGGACCGGATGGCCGTGGCTCGTCGGGAGCTCCTTCCCGTTCATCCCCCACACGAGGAACCCCTCGGCGAGCACGTCGACCGGGAACTGAACGTAGTAGCCGTCCTCGCCGCGCAGCATGGCGCAGTTACAGTCGCCCTGCGGGTCCACGGATTCGAGCAGCGGCCGGATCGGCGTCCCCGTCCAGACGGCGTTGCCGATTCGGCGGCCGTTCTGGTCCTCACCGACGCACCGCAGCGTTACCGCGCGGTTCTCGACAGGCCGGTCGATCAGCTCGTCGAACTCGATCGTCCGCTCGGAGCCGGTCTCGCCGGTGAACGTCAGCGACCACTCGTCGGCGGTGACCTCCGGGTCGAACTCCGCGATGTCGACGTTGTAGAACTCGCCGATCGGCGTCACCATCCCCTGGAGGCCGTCGCTTTCGACCGCCAGCGACGCCGAGTCGAGTTCCCGGAGCCGCGCGGCCGCGCCCTCCGACCGCGGGGCGTCGGGAAGGGGCTCGTCCTCCGACGCGAGCGCCCGCCGGCCCACCGCGGTCGCGGCGACGAACCCGAGCGCCCCCGCGACGACCCCGAGGGTCCGGCGGCGTACCGCGTTGACGACGGCCGGTGCGTCCCTCACTGCGTCGGTGTCGCCTCCGGACGGGGTCGCGGACGACGGTAGCCACCCGATCCCGACGACGGCCGCCGCGGGGAGCGCCGCGCCCAGCGCACCCGTCGAGACGCCCGTTAGGCCGGCGGCGAGCAGCCAGGATCCCCCTCCCGCGACCGCGGCGCCGACTGCTCGCCGGTCCGTGTGCGCGGCGAGCCGAAGGCCCGCGAACGCGACCGCCCCGAACAGCCCGACGGCGACCGCGAGCGCCAGCGCGATGTGGAGCAGGTGGCCCGCCTCGCCGAGCGTTTCGATCGTCGCCGTCACGATCGGTCCGGGAGTCAGGTTGACGACGGTCTGGTCGACCGGCCTGACGACGAACGACGGCGTCCACCCCGCGACGAGGTACGACCCGGCGATCGCGGCCGCGCCGGCAGCCGCGGCGAGGAGCGTTTCCCGGCGCTCGGTAACGTTGATCACGATTAGCGTTAGGGCCACAGTCACGTCAACAACCCCACCCTACTTCGCTCACCCTGATGGGTTCGCTCGTTGAGGGAGGGGCTTGTCCGTGAGCTCAGCCTCGAACCCGTCCGGGTGGGCGGTGAATCCGCCACTTGGCGTCACTGTTCCAGACTTGAGGGCGAGTTGACTGTCGCCCGTCCGCCGAGACGACTGTTGGCCTCGACGGACATACCGCATCCCGATGTTCTTCGCCGCGTTGTAATCCGCGTTCGCTCCCGACTCACACTTCACGCACCGGAACTCCGTGCGAGTCGCGCGATTCTCGTCTGCCGTGAATCCACACTCGGCGCACCGTTGCGATGTGTATGCCGACCCCACTTGCTTCACAGAGATGCCGACTGCTTCGGCTTTGTACCCCACTTGCTCGTACAGCGTTCGGAACGCCCACTTGTGCCCCCACGACGCACCCGTTCGGTCGCGGATGTCAGTCAAGTCCTCGAACGCGATCACGTCGCACTCGTATCGAAGTGCCTCATCCACAATCGCGTTCGACGCTTGGTGAACCACGTCACGAACGTATCGTCGTTCGCGTCCACTTGATTGTTCGAGCGTTCTGTGGGCGCTTCGCGTGCCTGTCTGTTGGAGTCCCGCACGGACTTTCTCGAACTCGCGGAGGTTGTGTGAGAGTTCTCGCCCGTTGATGAATCGTGCTGTGCTGGTGACGGCGAGGTTTTCAATACCGAGATCGACCCCGAGAACCGTTCCGTCCTCGGCGGTGTCTCGCTCGGTGTCGGTCTTGGGTCGGCGGAAGCCGATGTGTAGAAAGTAGTCGCCATCACGAGCGGTGAGTGTGCTTTCTGTGACGCTCCACTCATCGGCGTCGAGGTACTGCCGTTGGTAGCCATCCTCGGCTTCAGGGAGCGCAAGTTCACATCGGACGCGACTGTCCGTCGTGGAGAGCGACACTGTATCGTCATCGAACAGCGTCATCGTTCGAGTGTCGTACGTTATCGTGGGTGCGGTGAACGTGGGCTTGCTGACCTGTTTACCGTTCGAGCGGCGTTCGAGACAGCCGGTGATGGCTTGGGCGGCTTGGTGGGTGGCGAGAATCGCGTGCTGACTCCCGAGGTCGGTTTCCTCGCGCACGTCGTCGTAAGCGAGGGGTTGTACGTCGCTCTTGGCGTTACACTTTCCCCACGCCATGTCCGTGGCGAGTTGGCACCCACGCTTCCACTCGGAGATGGTTTCCTCAAGCAACTCGCGTTGCTCATCGTCTACCGAGAGACGAGTGATTGCCGTCCGACGCACGTAGTCGTCTGCCACAGTTTCAATGTGTGTGAGCGGCTATTTATAATCTGGTGTTTATTACAGAAACGAACGCGCTCCTGCCCTCCCTACTCGCTCCCTCCGGTCGCTCCTTGAGGAAGGGGACTCCGCGCTACCGCTTCAGTTGAACTGCGGCCTCGGCCGAAACCCGTTACAGTACCGTCGGCGTCGCCGGAGTACGCACAGCCGCGACGGCGAGAAAAGCGATCGGAACGAGCGCCGCGAGAAACCGCGTTGAGGCGAGCGACGTCGAGACGGACGGCGTCGCGTCAGGCCTCGCCGAGGTCGCGGAACATCGCGCGGTAGTCGTCGGTCGACAGCGACTCACCGAGGTCGTCGATGTCGGCGTCGAGCTCCTCTAACCGGTCGACGAGGTCGGCGTACGCGTCGTTACCCTCGCGCTGTGCGGCCGGCTTCTGCGAGCTCAACACGGCGCGCTTGCTGGCGAGCGCGGCGGCCTCTTGGACGAGGTCGTCGTACTCGCTGCGGGTCAGGAGGGTGTCGATGGCCGCGAGCAGCTTCGTGCGGCTCACCGGCTTAGTGAGGTAGAGGTCGAACCCCATGTCGATGATGTCGAAGTCGGGCTCGACCGCGGTGACCATCGCCACGCGGCAGTCGTACCCCTCCCCGCGGATGTGGTCTAAGACGTCGTCACCGCTCCCGTCGGGGAGTCGGCGGTCGAGGAGCACCACGTCGACGGCGGCGTCGACCCGGTCGATCGCGTCGGCCGCGGTCTCGGCGACGTCGACGTCGTACCGCTCCTCTAAGAAGCCGGCGTACAGCGCCGCGATGTCTGGCTCGTCCTCCACGACGAGTATCGACGGGTCGCTCACCGCCGATCACCGCCGGGAGCGACCGGACACGCTTCACCGGGCATACACGAACGGGCGGCGTGTCGAGAGATAAAACTGTCGCCGTCCGTTCGCCCGATGTCACCGAGCGTTGCTTCTTCCGGGCCGGGGCGTCACTCCCGGCGCACTGAACCGTCTTTTATATACTCCGGCCGCCAAAGGGGAGACGAATGTCAGAACTCGTCTCCACCGGGGTCGAGGGGCTCGACTCCATTCTCACCGGCGGCATCACCGAGCGGTCGACGGTCCTCGTCTCGGGGAACCCGGGCACCGGCAAGAGCATCTTCGGCATCCAGTACCTCCATCACGGCGTCTCCGAACACGACGAGCGCGGCGTCTACGTCTCCTTCGAGGAGGACGAGGCCGACATCCGCGGCGCGGCCG is a window encoding:
- a CDS encoding HalX domain-containing protein, yielding MSDPSILVVEDEPDIAALYAGFLEERYDVDVAETAADAIDRVDAAVDVVLLDRRLPDGSGDDVLDHIRGEGYDCRVAMVTAVEPDFDIIDMGFDLYLTKPVSRTKLLAAIDTLLTRSEYDDLVQEAAALASKRAVLSSQKPAAQREGNDAYADLVDRLEELDADIDDLGESLSTDDYRAMFRDLGEA
- a CDS encoding single-stranded-DNA-specific exonuclease RecJ, encoding MAVAAPVPDLDDRATDCADRLREAGRVLLASHIDADGITSAAIASTALARAGIDHEVVFEKQLDADSIAGIAAREFDVVLFTDFGSGQLDVIADHEERGDFVPVIADHHQPADRDTRYHLNPLLEGIDGASELSGAGASYLLARALEGPDGDNRDLAGLAVVGAVGDMQNSDGGLVGANESIVADGVDAGVLEARTDLDLYGRQTRPLPKLLEYASDVKIPGISNDEAGAISFLTDLDVDVKRDGEWRRWVDLDGDERRTLASALMRRAVASGVPSERIEALVGTSYTLVDEEPGTELRDVSEFSTLLNATARYERGDVGLAVCLGDRGDALAEARRLLRTHRRNLSEGLQWVKNEGVTHEDNLQWFDAGSRIRETIVGIVAGMAVGSPAVDRSKPVIAFAEESAEELKVSSRGSHALVRRGLDLSAVMREASQAVGGDGGGHDVAAGATIPIDERDAFLAEADRIVGEQLS
- a CDS encoding RNA-guided endonuclease InsQ/TnpB family protein translates to MADDYVRRTAITRLSVDDEQRELLEETISEWKRGCQLATDMAWGKCNAKSDVQPLAYDDVREETDLGSQHAILATHQAAQAITGCLERRSNGKQVSKPTFTAPTITYDTRTMTLFDDDTVSLSTTDSRVRCELALPEAEDGYQRQYLDADEWSVTESTLTARDGDYFLHIGFRRPKTDTERDTAEDGTVLGVDLGIENLAVTSTARFINGRELSHNLREFEKVRAGLQQTGTRSAHRTLEQSSGRERRYVRDVVHQASNAIVDEALRYECDVIAFEDLTDIRDRTGASWGHKWAFRTLYEQVGYKAEAVGISVKQVGSAYTSQRCAECGFTADENRATRTEFRCVKCESGANADYNAAKNIGMRYVRRGQQSSRRTGDSQLALKSGTVTPSGGFTAHPDGFEAELTDKPLPQRANPSG
- a CDS encoding molybdopterin-dependent oxidoreductase, giving the protein MINVTERRETLLAAAAGAAAIAGSYLVAGWTPSFVVRPVDQTVVNLTPGPIVTATIETLGEAGHLLHIALALAVAVGLFGAVAFAGLRLAAHTDRRAVGAAVAGGGSWLLAAGLTGVSTGALGAALPAAAVVGIGWLPSSATPSGGDTDAVRDAPAVVNAVRRRTLGVVAGALGFVAATAVGRRALASEDEPLPDAPRSEGAAARLRELDSASLAVESDGLQGMVTPIGEFYNVDIAEFDPEVTADEWSLTFTGETGSERTIEFDELIDRPVENRAVTLRCVGEDQNGRRIGNAVWTGTPIRPLLESVDPQGDCNCAMLRGEDGYYVQFPVDVLAEGFLVWGMNGKELPTSHGHPVRVLIPGHWGETNVKWLSEIELLNVEDDGYWEERGWEGTGEVTTVAKLWDEGVTELGDGRIELAGHAYAGTPGIERVEVSTDGGDTWTDAELSEALPDADVWRQWRHVFEPDGQHEVVVRAVDGEGTRQTSEASGPVPSGASGWVRRTVG